Proteins found in one Zea mays cultivar B73 chromosome 1, Zm-B73-REFERENCE-NAM-5.0, whole genome shotgun sequence genomic segment:
- the LOC100283483 gene encoding cyclin-H1-1 isoform X1, which produces MADFRTSTQRERWIFQSHDLMERWAAANQRAAQTLAQYGTTRLNVDLLDGSVSYPESMPDHVEGSSVVKPLSYEEEQLTRVFYEQKIQEVCAAFKFPHKIQATAIIYFKRFYLQWSVMEHQPKHIMLTCVYASCKVEENHVSAEELGKGIQQDHQIILNNEMILLKTLDFDLIVYAPYRSIEGFIDDLEDFCRAGNGPFQRLKELRQAAISHVDKMMLTDAPLLYTPGQLALAALHKSNDLLRVVDFERYLEIIFSRQHSDCPIEQFVQSINEINYLVDQLNIPTVKDMRHVDRKLKHCWDPSSHDEHNKKKEKKSKHKSKRTSTDAQL; this is translated from the exons ATGGCTGATTTCCGGACCTCCACCCAACGGGAGAGGTGGATCTTCCAGTCGCACGATTTG atggagaggtgggcggcggcaaaCCAGCGGGCCGCTCAGACCCTTGCGCAG TATGGGACGACCCGGCTTAATGTGGACCTGCTTGATGGCTCGGTATCCTACCCAGAGTCCATGCCGGATCATG TTGAGGGTAGCTCGGTTGTAAAGCCTCTTTCTTACGAAGAGGAGCAATTGACAAGGGTATTTTACGAGCAGAAGATTCAGGAAGTATGCGCTGCATTCAAGTTCCCTCACAAAATCCAG GCTACAGCAATAATATATTTCAAGAGATTCTATCTACAATGGTCTGTAATGGAGCATCAACCAAAGCATATTAT GTTAACATGTGTATATGCTTCTTGCAAAGTGGAAGAAAACCATGTTTCTGCTGAGGAACTTGGTAAAGGAATTCAGCAGGACCACCAGATCATTCTAAATAATGAGATGATTCTTCTTAAA ACTTTAGATTTTGATCTCATTGTTTATGCTCCATATCGATCGATTGAAGGATTTATTGATGACCTAGAG GATTTCTGCAGGGCAGGTAATGGTCCATTCCAGCGTTTGAAG GAGTTGCGCCAGGCTGCTATATCCCATGTTGACAAAATGATGTTGACTGATGCACCTCTTCTCTATACCCCTGGGCAG TTGGCACTGGCGGCTCTTCACAAGTCTAATGATCTTCTCAGGGTCGTCGATTTTGAAAG ATACTTGGAAATTATCTTCTCAAGGCAACATTCTGATTGTCCAATCGAACAGTTTGTTCAGTCGATCAACGAAATCAATTACTTA GTCGACCAGCTTAATATACCTACTGTCAAAGACATGAGACACGTGGACCGCAAGCTGAAACATTGCTGGGATCCAAGCTCACATGACGA gcataacaagaagaaagaaaagaagtcaAAGCACAAATCGAAAAGAACATCTACCGATGCCCAACT ATAG
- the LOC100283483 gene encoding Cyclin-H1-1 (The RefSeq protein has 1 substitution compared to this genomic sequence), with product MADFRTSTQRERWIFQSHDLMERWAAANQRAAQTLAQYGTTRLNVDLLDGSVSYPESMPDHVEGSSVVKPLSYEEEQLTRVFYEQKIQEVCAAFKFPHKIQATAIIYFKRFYLQWSVMEHQPKHIMLTCVYASCKVEENHVSAEELGKGIQQDHQIILNNEMILLKTLDFDLIVYAPYRSIEGFIDDLEDFCRAGNGPFQRLKELRQAAISHVDKMMLTDAPLLYTPGQLALAALHKSNDLLRVVDFERYLEIIFSRQHSDCPIEQFVQSINEINYLVDQLNIPTVKDMRHVDRKLKHCWDPSSHDEHNKKKEKKLKHKSKRTSTDAQL from the exons ATGGCTGATTTCCGGACCTCCACCCAACGGGAGAGGTGGATCTTCCAGTCGCACGATTTG atggagaggtgggcggcggcaaaCCAGCGGGCCGCTCAGACCCTTGCGCAG TATGGGACGACCCGGCTTAATGTGGACCTGCTTGATGGCTCGGTATCCTACCCAGAGTCCATGCCGGATCATG TTGAGGGTAGCTCGGTTGTAAAGCCTCTTTCTTACGAAGAGGAGCAATTGACAAGGGTATTTTACGAGCAGAAGATTCAGGAAGTATGCGCTGCATTCAAGTTCCCTCACAAAATCCAG GCTACAGCAATAATATATTTCAAGAGATTCTATCTACAATGGTCTGTAATGGAGCATCAACCAAAGCATATTAT GTTAACATGTGTATATGCTTCTTGCAAAGTGGAAGAAAACCATGTTTCTGCTGAGGAACTTGGTAAAGGAATTCAGCAGGACCACCAGATCATTCTAAATAATGAGATGATTCTTCTTAAA ACTTTAGATTTTGATCTCATTGTTTATGCTCCATATCGATCGATTGAAGGATTTATTGATGACCTAGAG GATTTCTGCAGGGCAGGTAATGGTCCATTCCAGCGTTTGAAG GAGTTGCGCCAGGCTGCTATATCCCATGTTGACAAAATGATGTTGACTGATGCACCTCTTCTCTATACCCCTGGGCAG TTGGCACTGGCGGCTCTTCACAAGTCTAATGATCTTCTCAGGGTCGTCGATTTTGAAAG ATACTTGGAAATTATCTTCTCAAGGCAACATTCTGATTGTCCAATCGAACAGTTTGTTCAGTCGATCAACGAAATCAATTACTTA GTCGACCAGCTTAATATACCTACTGTCAAAGACATGAGACACGTGGACCGCAAGCTGAAACATTGCTGGGATCCAAGCTCACATGACGA gcataacaagaagaaagaaaagaagtcaAAGCACAAATCGAAAAGAACATCTACCGATGCCCAACT ATAG
- the LOC100283483 gene encoding cyclin-H1-1 isoform X2, whose translation MERWAAANQRAAQTLAQYGTTRLNVDLLDGSVSYPESMPDHVEGSSVVKPLSYEEEQLTRVFYEQKIQEVCAAFKFPHKIQATAIIYFKRFYLQWSVMEHQPKHIMLTCVYASCKVEENHVSAEELGKGIQQDHQIILNNEMILLKTLDFDLIVYAPYRSIEGFIDDLEDFCRAGNGPFQRLKELRQAAISHVDKMMLTDAPLLYTPGQLALAALHKSNDLLRVVDFERYLEIIFSRQHSDCPIEQFVQSINEINYLVDQLNIPTVKDMRHVDRKLKHCWDPSSHDEHNKKKEKKSKHKSKRTSTDAQL comes from the exons atggagaggtgggcggcggcaaaCCAGCGGGCCGCTCAGACCCTTGCGCAG TATGGGACGACCCGGCTTAATGTGGACCTGCTTGATGGCTCGGTATCCTACCCAGAGTCCATGCCGGATCATG TTGAGGGTAGCTCGGTTGTAAAGCCTCTTTCTTACGAAGAGGAGCAATTGACAAGGGTATTTTACGAGCAGAAGATTCAGGAAGTATGCGCTGCATTCAAGTTCCCTCACAAAATCCAG GCTACAGCAATAATATATTTCAAGAGATTCTATCTACAATGGTCTGTAATGGAGCATCAACCAAAGCATATTAT GTTAACATGTGTATATGCTTCTTGCAAAGTGGAAGAAAACCATGTTTCTGCTGAGGAACTTGGTAAAGGAATTCAGCAGGACCACCAGATCATTCTAAATAATGAGATGATTCTTCTTAAA ACTTTAGATTTTGATCTCATTGTTTATGCTCCATATCGATCGATTGAAGGATTTATTGATGACCTAGAG GATTTCTGCAGGGCAGGTAATGGTCCATTCCAGCGTTTGAAG GAGTTGCGCCAGGCTGCTATATCCCATGTTGACAAAATGATGTTGACTGATGCACCTCTTCTCTATACCCCTGGGCAG TTGGCACTGGCGGCTCTTCACAAGTCTAATGATCTTCTCAGGGTCGTCGATTTTGAAAG ATACTTGGAAATTATCTTCTCAAGGCAACATTCTGATTGTCCAATCGAACAGTTTGTTCAGTCGATCAACGAAATCAATTACTTA GTCGACCAGCTTAATATACCTACTGTCAAAGACATGAGACACGTGGACCGCAAGCTGAAACATTGCTGGGATCCAAGCTCACATGACGA gcataacaagaagaaagaaaagaagtcaAAGCACAAATCGAAAAGAACATCTACCGATGCCCAACT ATAG